In one Blastocatellia bacterium genomic region, the following are encoded:
- a CDS encoding HAD hydrolase-like protein: MVETKINEQILDKEMKYKLVIFDFDGTLADSFPFFLNTINDLANEYNFKKVNMEDIETLRGYDAMQLINHLGLPLWKVPFVGKSFKTKMAKNIDQIPLFSGVENMLQVLSNKGIILSLITSNSYSNVYKILNPNNMAFMVDPQCGTSLFGKRSKLKNILRKTKIDSSQAIYIGDELRDLQASNAENVAFGAVSWGYTRTDTLIKHSPTEMFYCIDEIIGKIV; this comes from the coding sequence ATGGTAGAGACAAAAATTAATGAACAAATTTTAGATAAAGAAATGAAATACAAACTTGTAATATTTGATTTTGATGGTACTTTAGCAGATTCATTTCCTTTTTTTCTAAATACCATAAATGATTTAGCAAATGAATATAATTTCAAAAAAGTAAATATGGAAGATATAGAAACCTTACGAGGTTATGATGCAATGCAGCTTATAAATCATTTAGGTTTACCATTGTGGAAAGTGCCGTTTGTAGGAAAGAGTTTTAAGACGAAAATGGCTAAAAATATTGACCAAATTCCCTTATTTTCTGGTGTAGAAAATATGTTGCAAGTTTTGTCTAATAAAGGAATTATACTAAGTCTTATAACTAGCAATTCTTACAGTAATGTTTACAAAATCTTAAACCCTAATAATATGGCTTTTATGGTTGATCCTCAATGTGGTACTTCTTTGTTTGGAAAACGTTCTAAATTGAAGAATATTTTACGAAAAACTAAGATTGATTCTAGCCAAGCCATTTACATTGGGGATGAACTTAGAGATTTACAAGCTTCTAATGCTGAAAATGTTGCTTTTGGTGCTGTATCCTGGGGATATACTAGAACTGACACCCTAATAAAACATTCTCCAACAGAAATGTTTTATTGTATTGATGAGATTATTGGAAAAATTGTTTAA